The segment TAGCAATGTCTCTATCCCTTTTTGCCAAGAAACTTCCACATCTTTCCCTCACTATTTCTACATTTATCCCTTCATAACTGGAAGCAGGAAAACCGGTGTATATCCAGAGAAAAGCACAGGTTTGTTTTTTATTTCCTCCAGAAACCTTTTGCACCATACCACTATCATTTATCAGAACTATCCCTCCTGGCTCAAGATACTTGACAATCTCAAAACCTAAATTAAACAATGCCGAGGTTTCCGTAGTTACTGCCCAAGAATCATTACGCTTACCGATTATAAGCGGAGTGTATCCCAACTTATCTCTTGCGGCGTAAATACCCTCTTCCGAGAGGATAAGCAAAGAACAAGAACCTTCGATAACCCTAAAAACATCCTCAATACCATCTACAATATCATCTCCGCGACTGATTAACTTAGCCACCAATTCAGTTTCATTAATCGCGCCTCTGCTCGTTTCGCTGAAAGACGCTCCTTGCTCCATTAGATAAGAAGCTAACTCTTTCTTATTCTCTACAAAACCATTGGTGACGATGCAAAAAGGACCAAGTTTTGATTTTAGATAGATGGGTTGTTCATCGGAAGAACTTATCACCCCTATGCCTTTATTTCCATCCATTCTCTTTATATCATCATAAAACTTTGCCTTGAATTGTGAATAACTTATATTATGAATCTGACGCACAAATTCTTTTCCCAAAATAGCTATTCCACCATATTCTGTACCCAAATGCGAATGATAGTCTATCCCATAATAGAGGCTCTCTGCACAGTTATTCTTAGAAACCACTCCAAAAATTCCGCTCATTTTATACTTCCTTTACATCTCCTCATATATTTACTTGTCGCATCATTA is part of the Candidatus Omnitrophota bacterium genome and harbors:
- a CDS encoding amidophosphoribosyltransferase — its product is MSGIFGVVSKNNCAESLYYGIDYHSHLGTEYGGIAILGKEFVRQIHNISYSQFKAKFYDDIKRMDGNKGIGVISSSDEQPIYLKSKLGPFCIVTNGFVENKKELASYLMEQGASFSETSRGAINETELVAKLISRGDDIVDGIEDVFRVIEGSCSLLILSEEGIYAARDKLGYTPLIIGKRNDSWAVTTETSALFNLGFEIVKYLEPGGIVLINDSGMVQKVSGGNKKQTCAFLWIYTGFPASSYEGINVEIVRERCGSFLAKRDRDIAIDLVTGVPDSGIGHALGYAMESGKPYRRPLVKYTPGYGRSYTPPSQETRDLIARMKLVPIKEIIAGKSIVVCEDSIVRGTQLKNFTIKKLWDSGAREVHVRVACPPLMFPCKFNFSTRTIHELAARRAIRYLEGKDTDDVSAYLDYQNPQYQKMVDWIAEDLGVTTLRYQTLEDMIRAIGLPEDELCLYCWTGKCLRLAKDSKVMLRNNQVN